From Saccharothrix espanaensis DSM 44229, the proteins below share one genomic window:
- a CDS encoding DUF7455 domain-containing protein, whose translation MTTTLTRPELTAADRCDRCGAAAQVRALLPSGGELLFCGHHAREHSTKLRELAAELQQG comes from the coding sequence ATGACTACCACGCTCACCCGCCCCGAGTTGACCGCTGCCGACCGCTGCGACCGCTGCGGGGCTGCTGCCCAGGTACGCGCTTTGCTCCCCTCCGGGGGCGAGTTGCTGTTCTGCGGGCACCACGCCCGCGAGCACAGCACCAAGCTGCGCGAACTCGCTGCTGAACTGCAGCAGGGCTGA
- a CDS encoding RNA polymerase sigma factor, whose amino-acid sequence MAAAKTTQAAQADAEETPKATSARKAPAKKPVAKTAAAGKTATRAPRKPAAKAATAGAPAKAKKDGEEPDEIEGAPGDEDLVDEVELIDEPVEEEPAEEETAKPGEGDFVWDEEESEALRQARKDAELTASADSVRAYLKQIGKVALLNAEEEVELAKRIEAGLYAAERVRRAEEESEKLTPQLRRDLRWIVRDGERAKNHLLEANLRLVVSLAKRYTGRGMAFLDLIQEGNLGLIRAVEKFDYTKGYKFSTYATWWIRQAITRAMADQARTIRIPVHMVEVINKLGRIQRELLQDLGREPTPEELAKEMDITPEKVLEIQQYAREPISLDQTIGDEGDSQLGDFIEDSEAVVAVDAVSFTLLQDQLQSVLATLSEREAGVVRLRFGLTDGQPRTLDEIGQVYGVTRERIRQIESKTMSKLRHPSRSQVLRDYLD is encoded by the coding sequence GTGGCAGCCGCGAAGACTACTCAGGCAGCTCAGGCTGACGCCGAGGAGACGCCCAAGGCCACCTCGGCGAGGAAGGCCCCGGCCAAGAAGCCGGTGGCGAAGACCGCCGCGGCGGGCAAGACGGCCACGCGGGCGCCGCGCAAGCCGGCCGCCAAGGCCGCCACCGCCGGGGCACCGGCGAAGGCGAAGAAGGACGGCGAGGAGCCCGACGAGATCGAGGGCGCCCCCGGTGACGAGGACCTGGTCGACGAGGTCGAGCTGATCGACGAGCCGGTCGAGGAGGAGCCCGCCGAGGAGGAGACCGCCAAGCCCGGCGAGGGCGACTTCGTCTGGGACGAGGAGGAGTCCGAGGCGCTGCGGCAGGCCCGCAAGGACGCCGAGCTCACCGCCTCCGCCGACTCGGTCCGCGCGTACCTCAAGCAGATCGGCAAGGTCGCCCTGCTCAACGCGGAGGAGGAGGTCGAGCTCGCCAAGCGCATCGAGGCCGGCCTCTACGCCGCCGAGCGGGTGCGCCGTGCCGAGGAGGAGAGCGAGAAGCTCACCCCGCAGCTGCGCCGCGACCTGCGCTGGATCGTGCGCGACGGCGAGCGCGCCAAGAACCACCTGCTGGAGGCGAACCTCCGCCTGGTCGTGTCGCTGGCCAAGCGCTACACCGGCCGCGGCATGGCGTTCCTGGACCTGATCCAGGAGGGCAACCTGGGTCTGATCCGCGCGGTGGAGAAGTTCGACTACACCAAGGGCTACAAGTTCTCCACGTACGCGACGTGGTGGATCCGCCAGGCCATCACCCGCGCCATGGCCGACCAGGCCCGCACCATCCGCATCCCGGTGCACATGGTCGAGGTCATCAACAAGCTCGGCCGCATCCAGCGCGAGCTGCTCCAGGACCTGGGCCGCGAGCCCACGCCGGAGGAGCTGGCCAAGGAAATGGACATCACGCCCGAGAAGGTGCTGGAGATCCAGCAGTACGCGCGTGAGCCCATCTCGCTGGACCAGACGATCGGCGACGAGGGCGACAGCCAGCTCGGTGACTTCATCGAGGACTCCGAGGCCGTGGTGGCTGTGGACGCGGTGTCGTTCACGCTCCTGCAGGACCAGTTGCAGTCGGTGCTGGCGACGCTGTCCGAGCGCGAGGCGGGCGTGGTCCGGCTGCGGTTCGGCCTGACCGACGGCCAGCCCCGGACGTTGGACGAGATCGGCCAGGTCTACGGCGTGACGCGCGAGCGCATCCGGCAGATCGAGTCGAAGACGATGTCGAAGCTGCGGCACCCGTCGCGGTCCCAGGTGTTGCGCGACTACCTGGACTGA
- the ppgK gene encoding polyphosphate--glucose phosphotransferase, producing the protein MGNTRGFGVDIGGSGIKGGLVDLEAGALDGERLRIPTPQPSTPDAVAEVVAEIVEKFGWEGPLGVTLPCVVKHGVASTAANVDKGWIGTDAAALFAHRLGRPVEDVVVLNDADAAGIAEMRFGAGKGRDGLVVLLTFGTGIGSALFLDGRLVPNTEFGHLEVDGHDAETRAAASVKEDKGLTWAEWTPRVSRYLGVLENLIWPDLVIAGGGVSKKAEKWLPLLDVRTEVVAAALKNDAGIVGAAVAAARGPRP; encoded by the coding sequence ATGGGCAATACCCGCGGGTTCGGCGTGGACATCGGCGGCTCGGGCATCAAGGGCGGACTGGTGGACCTGGAGGCGGGAGCGCTGGACGGCGAGCGCCTGCGCATCCCCACGCCACAGCCTTCGACGCCGGACGCGGTCGCCGAGGTGGTCGCCGAGATCGTCGAGAAGTTCGGCTGGGAGGGGCCGCTCGGCGTCACCCTGCCCTGCGTGGTCAAGCACGGCGTCGCGAGCACCGCGGCGAACGTGGACAAGGGGTGGATCGGCACGGACGCCGCGGCGCTGTTCGCCCACCGGCTCGGCCGCCCGGTCGAGGACGTCGTGGTGCTCAACGACGCCGACGCCGCCGGGATCGCCGAAATGCGGTTCGGCGCCGGCAAGGGCCGCGACGGGCTGGTGGTCCTGCTGACCTTCGGCACCGGGATCGGCAGCGCGCTGTTCCTGGACGGCAGGCTGGTGCCCAACACCGAGTTCGGCCACCTGGAGGTGGACGGCCACGACGCGGAGACCCGCGCGGCGGCCTCGGTGAAGGAGGACAAGGGCCTGACCTGGGCGGAGTGGACGCCGCGGGTGTCGCGGTACCTGGGCGTGCTGGAGAACCTGATCTGGCCGGACCTGGTCATCGCGGGCGGCGGGGTCAGCAAGAAGGCGGAGAAGTGGCTGCCGCTGCTCGACGTGCGCACCGAGGTGGTCGCGGCGGCGCTGAAGAACGACGCGGGCATCGTCGGCGCGGCCGTCGCGGCGGCGCGCGGTCCGCGGCCCTGA
- a CDS encoding inositol monophosphatase family protein produces the protein MQFDPRALVDVAVQVGREAGDLVQTMRSSAVSEVDTKSTVTDVVTAADRASEQLVRRRLAELRPGEPVIGEEEGGDAVDGLTWVVDPIDGTVNYLYGIPHYAVSIAAQVDGVSVAAAVVEPDSGRVWTAATGAGAWLDGRRLTVSRATRLDVSLLGYGFAYRADRRKRQAETWAGLADLLRDIRRAGAASLDLCAVAAGRLDAYAEHALGRWDWAAGGLLAREAGAVVHLPGAAPELGADATFAAAPGIADALFDALVTHGFGKV, from the coding sequence GTGCAGTTCGATCCACGCGCGCTGGTCGACGTCGCGGTGCAGGTGGGCCGCGAAGCGGGCGACCTCGTGCAGACCATGCGGTCCTCGGCCGTCTCGGAGGTCGACACCAAGAGCACCGTCACCGACGTGGTGACCGCCGCCGACCGCGCGTCCGAACAGCTGGTGCGCCGGCGGCTGGCGGAGCTGCGGCCCGGTGAGCCGGTGATCGGCGAGGAGGAGGGCGGCGACGCGGTCGACGGCCTGACCTGGGTGGTGGACCCGATCGACGGCACGGTCAACTACCTGTACGGCATCCCGCACTACGCCGTGTCGATCGCCGCGCAGGTCGACGGCGTCTCGGTGGCGGCGGCCGTGGTGGAGCCGGACAGCGGCCGGGTCTGGACGGCGGCGACCGGCGCGGGCGCGTGGCTGGACGGCCGCCGGCTCACCGTGTCCCGGGCGACCCGCCTGGACGTCTCGCTGCTCGGCTACGGGTTCGCCTACCGGGCCGACCGCCGCAAGCGCCAGGCGGAGACCTGGGCGGGTCTGGCGGATCTCCTGCGCGACATCCGCCGGGCGGGCGCGGCGTCGCTGGACCTGTGCGCGGTGGCGGCGGGCCGGCTGGACGCCTACGCCGAGCACGCCCTGGGCCGCTGGGACTGGGCGGCGGGCGGGCTGCTGGCCCGGGAGGCGGGCGCGGTCGTCCACCTGCCCGGTGCAGCCCCGGAACTCGGCGCGGACGCCACGTTCGCCGCCGCCCCCGGCATCGCCGACGCCCTCTTCGACGCGCTCGTCACGCACGGCTTCGGCAAGGTCTGA
- the cei gene encoding envelope integrity protein Cei has product MGPGSGSGGSSRYRKRRPVPALVLFVVLAVTAVVVWNRVLADAGDVDAAIRCNTPGSAPSTAAPPEGGAAPAGTPAAMGSVLGHDALDRTEPVPAGSVQFRVFNASTQRNQAKFVATTLTELGFKQAGEPGNDPVYPAQDMTCRGQLRFGAPGAGAARTLSLIEPCLELVRDERQDATVDIAVGKKFSEVKPNHDARKVLDQLATWAEQQPDRQGGQVSEPSTPSVNADNLLAARDVHC; this is encoded by the coding sequence GTGGGACCCGGTTCGGGGAGTGGCGGGTCGTCGCGGTACCGGAAGCGGCGGCCGGTGCCGGCGCTGGTGCTGTTCGTCGTACTCGCGGTGACGGCCGTCGTGGTGTGGAACCGCGTGCTGGCCGACGCGGGCGACGTGGATGCCGCCATCAGGTGCAACACCCCTGGCAGCGCCCCTTCGACAGCGGCGCCGCCGGAGGGCGGCGCGGCGCCCGCCGGTACGCCGGCGGCGATGGGCTCGGTGCTCGGGCACGACGCGCTGGACCGCACCGAGCCGGTGCCCGCCGGCAGCGTCCAGTTCCGCGTGTTCAACGCCAGCACGCAGCGCAACCAGGCGAAGTTCGTGGCCACGACGCTGACCGAGCTCGGCTTCAAGCAGGCCGGCGAGCCGGGCAACGACCCGGTCTACCCGGCGCAGGACATGACCTGCCGCGGCCAGCTCCGCTTCGGCGCGCCCGGCGCGGGCGCGGCCCGGACGCTGAGCCTGATCGAGCCGTGCCTGGAGCTGGTCCGCGACGAGCGCCAGGACGCCACCGTGGACATCGCGGTCGGCAAGAAGTTCAGCGAGGTCAAGCCGAACCACGACGCGCGCAAGGTGCTCGACCAGCTCGCCACCTGGGCCGAGCAGCAGCCCGACCGGCAGGGCGGGCAGGTCTCCGAGCCCAGCACGCCGTCGGTCAACGCCGACAACCTCCTGGCCGCGCGGGACGTGCACTGCTGA
- a CDS encoding DUF4193 domain-containing protein — protein MATDYDAPRRSEADELAEDSLEELKARRNETQSGVVDVDEDASAENFELPGADLSGEELTFKVLPKQADEFTCSKCFLVHHRSRLAEEVNGQYICRDCA, from the coding sequence ATGGCGACCGACTACGACGCACCGCGTCGCAGCGAGGCAGACGAGCTCGCTGAGGACTCCCTCGAGGAGCTCAAGGCGCGGCGCAATGAAACACAGTCCGGGGTCGTCGACGTCGACGAGGACGCGTCTGCCGAGAACTTCGAGCTGCCGGGCGCCGACCTGTCCGGTGAGGAACTGACGTTCAAGGTCCTGCCCAAGCAGGCGGACGAGTTCACGTGCTCGAAGTGCTTCCTCGTGCACCACCGCAGCCGCCTCGCCGAAGAAGTCAACGGCCAGTACATCTGCCGCGACTGTGCCTGA
- a CDS encoding DUF3093 domain-containing protein, which translates to MSESAVTAPTTFRERLFVPWWGWLLPLAAAVLLAAEIHMGFPGVRSWLPYVVTVPLAGLLVWRMGSLKVEVSGGELKVGQAHIPLGLLGEVEVFDAKTKRKAMGPYLDPAAFVAHRGWIGPMVKITLEDPADPTPYWLFSVRSPEKLAAALKDKGLKDERLKDEDLKGDDLGDVGRKDVDRTESDLKG; encoded by the coding sequence GTGAGCGAGAGTGCTGTGACCGCCCCGACCACGTTCCGCGAGCGGCTGTTCGTCCCCTGGTGGGGTTGGCTGCTGCCGCTGGCCGCCGCGGTGCTGCTGGCCGCGGAGATCCACATGGGCTTCCCGGGCGTCCGGTCGTGGCTGCCGTACGTGGTGACCGTGCCGCTGGCCGGGCTGCTGGTGTGGCGGATGGGGTCGCTCAAGGTCGAGGTGTCCGGCGGCGAGCTCAAGGTCGGCCAGGCGCACATCCCGCTCGGCCTGCTGGGCGAGGTCGAGGTGTTCGACGCCAAGACCAAGCGCAAGGCGATGGGGCCGTACCTGGACCCGGCGGCGTTCGTCGCGCACCGCGGCTGGATCGGGCCGATGGTGAAGATCACCCTGGAGGACCCGGCCGACCCGACGCCGTACTGGCTGTTCAGCGTGCGCTCGCCGGAGAAGTTGGCGGCTGCCCTGAAGGACAAGGGACTGAAAGACGAGCGTCTGAAGGACGAGGACCTGAAGGGCGACGATCTGGGAGACGTCGGCCGGAAGGACGTGGACCGGACCGAGTCGGACCTGAAGGGGTGA
- the dut gene encoding dUTP diphosphatase, translating to MPSVEVLLSRLDPSVPLPSYARAGDAGADLVTTTDVVIGPGEREVVGTGIAIALPEGYAAFVHPRSGLAARVGLSVVNTPGTIDAGYRGEIKVCLVNHDLRAPIVLTRGDRIAQLVVQKVEHAVFREVDDLPDSDRGAGGYGSTGGHEVLARTEG from the coding sequence GTGCCCAGCGTCGAGGTCCTGCTGTCCCGGCTCGATCCGTCCGTCCCGCTCCCGTCCTACGCCAGAGCGGGTGACGCGGGCGCGGACCTGGTGACGACCACCGACGTGGTGATCGGGCCGGGCGAGCGCGAGGTGGTGGGCACCGGCATCGCGATCGCGCTGCCCGAGGGGTACGCGGCGTTCGTGCACCCGCGCAGCGGCCTGGCCGCCAGGGTGGGGCTCAGCGTGGTGAACACCCCGGGCACGATCGACGCCGGCTATCGGGGCGAGATCAAGGTATGTCTGGTCAACCACGACCTGCGCGCGCCGATCGTGCTCACCCGCGGCGACCGGATCGCCCAGCTCGTGGTGCAGAAGGTCGAGCACGCGGTGTTCCGCGAGGTCGACGACCTGCCCGACTCGGACCGGGGCGCGGGCGGCTACGGCTCTACAGGCGGGCACGAGGTGCTCGCCCGGACGGAGGGGTAA
- a CDS encoding DUF3710 domain-containing protein codes for MFGKRRKRGRHSANRGTAQPEAEFPEDGPQEGPFDDGEAPDDGLTRLDLGSIRLPVPDGAQLQVEMDPAGEVRAVHLLTPVGQLTVSAFAAPKSDKLWPEVGAELIAQLKGDGFRINRENGVWGEEISARNDEVHLRFVGVDGHRWMLRGVAAAPSEEQSERAVEALYDLVRDTVVVRGDRPMPVRTPLPIELPEAIARHIAAQQQQQG; via the coding sequence ATGTTCGGAAAGCGCCGCAAGCGCGGTAGGCACTCCGCGAACCGGGGGACGGCGCAACCCGAGGCCGAGTTCCCGGAGGACGGCCCGCAGGAGGGGCCGTTCGACGACGGGGAGGCCCCCGACGACGGCCTGACCCGCCTCGACCTCGGCTCGATCCGGCTGCCGGTGCCCGACGGCGCCCAGCTGCAGGTCGAGATGGACCCGGCGGGCGAGGTGCGCGCGGTGCACCTGCTCACCCCGGTGGGCCAGCTGACCGTCAGCGCGTTCGCCGCGCCGAAGTCGGACAAGCTCTGGCCCGAGGTCGGCGCCGAGCTGATCGCGCAGCTCAAGGGCGACGGCTTCCGGATCAACCGGGAGAACGGCGTCTGGGGCGAGGAGATCTCGGCCCGCAACGACGAGGTGCACCTGCGCTTCGTCGGCGTGGACGGCCACCGCTGGATGCTGCGGGGCGTCGCCGCCGCGCCGTCCGAGGAGCAGTCGGAGCGCGCCGTCGAGGCGCTCTACGACCTGGTCCGGGACACCGTGGTGGTGCGCGGCGACCGGCCGATGCCGGTTCGCACCCCGCTGCCGATCGAGCTGCCGGAGGCGATCGCCCGGCACATCGCCGCCCAGCAGCAACAGCAGGGCTAG
- a CDS encoding alpha/beta fold hydrolase, translating to MTSTDVAPTFVVLPGTASDEVFVRSAFAAPLASSGFGLVAPRSRSVAEHFAALDAAWRGEPLVVGGVSLGAHIAARWAARHPRRCAGVLVALPAWVGPAGDAPAALAAAASAALVDSEGLAAAVAGVDGWVGAELRRAWPRYGDRLADVLREAAGSAAPTLDELRGLAVPVGIAACADDPVHPLAVAETWLDALPRAALKTTSLDALGTDRSALGRAALDAYLAAASGRRSPPDPIG from the coding sequence ATGACTTCGACCGACGTCGCACCCACTTTCGTCGTGCTGCCGGGGACGGCGTCCGACGAGGTGTTCGTCCGGTCCGCGTTCGCCGCTCCGCTGGCGTCCTCGGGGTTCGGGCTGGTCGCGCCCCGGTCGCGTTCGGTGGCCGAGCACTTCGCCGCGCTGGACGCCGCGTGGCGGGGAGAACCGCTGGTCGTGGGCGGTGTGTCGCTGGGCGCGCACATCGCGGCACGGTGGGCCGCGCGGCACCCGCGACGGTGTGCCGGGGTGCTGGTGGCGCTGCCCGCGTGGGTGGGGCCCGCCGGGGACGCCCCGGCGGCGCTGGCGGCGGCGGCGAGCGCGGCCCTGGTTGACAGTGAAGGATTGGCCGCCGCGGTGGCGGGCGTCGACGGCTGGGTGGGCGCGGAACTGCGCCGCGCGTGGCCCCGGTACGGCGACCGCCTGGCGGACGTGCTGCGCGAGGCCGCCGGGTCGGCCGCGCCGACGCTCGACGAGCTGCGCGGGCTGGCCGTGCCGGTCGGGATCGCCGCGTGCGCCGACGACCCCGTGCACCCGCTCGCGGTGGCCGAGACCTGGCTGGACGCCCTGCCCCGGGCGGCGCTGAAGACGACGTCGCTCGACGCGCTCGGCACGGACCGGTCGGCGCTGGGCCGGGCCGCGCTCGACGCCTACCTCGCCGCCGCCTCCGGCCGCCGGTCACCGCCAGACCCGATCGGGTGA
- a CDS encoding OB-fold nucleic acid binding domain-containing protein — protein MTTTGGGYWRRLVRRLTTDVSELDADDLSRKAEEVGAVRACDCKSGEEVTVLGRLRSVELCPRDAAATLEAELYDGTEGVTLVWLGRRRIAGIEPGRTIKARGRIAVRDGRKVLYNPYYELQNAS, from the coding sequence ATGACCACAACTGGGGGCGGCTACTGGCGCCGCCTCGTGCGTCGGCTGACCACCGACGTCAGCGAGCTGGACGCCGACGACCTCTCGCGAAAAGCCGAGGAGGTCGGAGCCGTCCGCGCGTGTGACTGCAAGTCCGGCGAGGAGGTGACGGTGCTCGGCAGGCTGCGCAGCGTGGAGTTGTGCCCCCGGGACGCCGCCGCGACCCTGGAGGCCGAGCTGTACGACGGCACCGAGGGCGTCACCCTGGTCTGGCTGGGCCGCAGGCGCATCGCGGGCATCGAACCGGGCAGGACGATCAAGGCGCGCGGCCGCATCGCCGTGCGGGACGGGCGCAAAGTGCTCTACAACCCCTACTACGAGCTGCAGAACGCTTCATGA
- a CDS encoding DUF3159 domain-containing protein: MTTTPTEKQPTLLEQMGGVSGLLYSSLPVVVFVLVNAFAGLMPAIWASLASAVVIGIVLAMRKGSVQPAVSAVFGVGIAAFIAYRTGDAKGFFLFGIWQSLVYGGVFLGSILIRWPLAGVIWSFLNGQGTAWRKDRASVRDYDIATLVWALVFGSRFVVQRWLYDEASVGWLAAAKLAMGYPLMAIALIATVWAVRRSDRRLKAAQAREDEENREAEERLRAQRPSTADEH; the protein is encoded by the coding sequence ATGACGACGACTCCGACCGAGAAGCAGCCGACCCTGCTGGAGCAGATGGGCGGCGTCAGCGGCCTGCTGTACTCCTCGCTGCCCGTGGTGGTCTTCGTCCTGGTGAACGCGTTCGCCGGGCTGATGCCCGCGATCTGGGCGTCCCTGGCGTCGGCCGTGGTGATCGGCATCGTCCTGGCCATGCGCAAGGGCTCGGTGCAACCGGCCGTCTCGGCGGTCTTCGGCGTGGGCATCGCGGCCTTCATCGCCTACCGGACCGGGGACGCCAAGGGCTTCTTCCTGTTCGGCATCTGGCAGAGCCTCGTCTACGGCGGCGTGTTCCTCGGGTCGATCCTGATCCGCTGGCCGCTCGCGGGCGTCATCTGGAGCTTCCTCAACGGCCAGGGCACGGCGTGGCGCAAGGACCGCGCGTCGGTCCGCGACTACGACATCGCGACCCTGGTGTGGGCGCTGGTGTTCGGCTCCCGGTTCGTGGTGCAGCGCTGGCTCTACGACGAGGCGTCGGTGGGCTGGCTGGCCGCCGCGAAGCTGGCCATGGGCTACCCGCTGATGGCGATCGCGCTGATCGCCACGGTGTGGGCGGTCCGCCGGTCGGACCGCCGCCTCAAGGCCGCGCAGGCCCGTGAGGACGAGGAGAACCGCGAGGCCGAGGAGCGCCTGCGGGCGCAGCGGCCGAGCACCGCCGACGAGCACTAG
- a CDS encoding TetR/AcrR family transcriptional regulator encodes MTRDGSGALEQPVDGRRLKGERRKKELIEATLRVVARDGVAGVSHRTVSREAGQPATAAAYYFAGIADLLTAALTACMDEDAERMRRLADASAAGADGVRALAELMARVVRDPGRLLAEYELYLLAARDEALRGPTGRWLDAVAGFVRRHTDDPARVDVAVAAVDGLLLQALLTDVVPTADRFEAALRVVLPKP; translated from the coding sequence GTGACGCGTGACGGGAGCGGGGCGCTGGAGCAGCCGGTCGACGGGCGCAGGCTCAAGGGCGAGCGCCGCAAGAAGGAACTCATCGAGGCCACGCTGCGGGTGGTCGCCCGGGACGGGGTCGCGGGCGTCAGCCACCGGACCGTGTCCCGGGAAGCGGGCCAGCCCGCCACCGCCGCCGCGTACTACTTCGCCGGCATCGCCGACCTGCTGACCGCCGCGCTGACCGCGTGCATGGACGAGGACGCCGAGCGGATGCGGCGGCTGGCCGACGCCTCGGCCGCCGGGGCGGACGGGGTGCGGGCGCTGGCCGAGCTGATGGCCCGGGTGGTCCGCGACCCGGGCCGGCTGCTCGCCGAGTACGAGCTGTACCTGCTGGCGGCCCGCGACGAGGCGCTGCGCGGCCCCACCGGGCGGTGGCTGGACGCGGTGGCCGGGTTCGTCCGCCGGCACACCGACGACCCCGCCCGGGTGGACGTGGCCGTGGCGGCCGTGGACGGCCTGCTGCTCCAGGCCCTGCTCACCGACGTCGTGCCCACCGCCGACCGGTTCGAGGCCGCGCTGCGGGTCGTGCTGCCCAAGCCCTAG
- a CDS encoding MFS transporter, with amino-acid sequence MAYLGLFAARGAVAFTAAGFFARLPLAMTGIGVITMLSRQRGEYALAGGVAASLTLAMAVLGPQVSRLVDRHGQRRVLLPAAGIGVGAQGALILGAHHGAPAWALFACAVPAGCAPNMAAMVRARWAHLYRGTPALHTALSFESVVDELTFVVGPALAVALSTTAFPEAGPLVAVVLLAVGVLWFAALRGTEPPVRVDGDRRGRSAIRDPGVALSALVLLAGGVIVGTVDVVSVAFAHAQGQPAAAGIVLSAYAVGSAVAGLVFGAVRTRWPLPRLLVLGTAGTALTTVPFLVVSDVLGLSVAVFAAGVFFAPTMIVVLGLVERIVPPARLTEGMTWAVTGLSGGVAVGAALSGRVVDAFGAGGGFAVAIGAGAVAVVIAAVGRPVLARVSSRAGDA; translated from the coding sequence GTGGCGTACCTGGGGTTGTTCGCGGCACGGGGCGCGGTCGCCTTCACGGCGGCGGGGTTCTTCGCGCGGTTGCCGTTGGCCATGACGGGCATCGGGGTGATCACCATGCTGTCCCGGCAGCGCGGCGAGTACGCGTTGGCCGGAGGGGTCGCGGCGAGCCTCACGCTGGCGATGGCCGTGCTGGGACCACAGGTCTCGCGGCTGGTCGACCGGCACGGGCAGCGGCGGGTCCTGCTGCCCGCCGCCGGGATCGGGGTGGGCGCGCAGGGTGCGCTGATCCTGGGCGCGCACCACGGCGCGCCGGCGTGGGCGTTGTTCGCGTGCGCGGTGCCGGCCGGGTGCGCGCCGAACATGGCGGCGATGGTCCGGGCCCGCTGGGCCCACCTGTACCGGGGGACACCGGCGCTGCACACCGCGTTGTCGTTCGAGTCCGTGGTGGACGAACTGACTTTCGTCGTGGGACCCGCGCTGGCCGTGGCCCTGTCGACCACCGCGTTCCCGGAGGCCGGCCCGCTGGTCGCGGTCGTGCTGCTCGCCGTCGGCGTGCTGTGGTTCGCGGCCCTGCGCGGGACCGAACCGCCGGTGCGGGTCGACGGCGACAGGCGCGGGCGGTCGGCGATCCGGGATCCCGGGGTGGCGCTGTCGGCGCTCGTCCTGCTCGCCGGCGGGGTCATCGTGGGGACGGTCGACGTGGTGAGCGTGGCGTTCGCCCACGCCCAGGGCCAGCCCGCGGCGGCCGGGATCGTGCTGTCCGCCTACGCGGTCGGGTCGGCGGTGGCCGGGCTGGTGTTCGGGGCGGTCCGGACGCGGTGGCCGCTGCCCCGCCTGCTGGTGCTCGGCACGGCCGGCACGGCGTTGACCACGGTGCCGTTCCTGGTCGTCTCCGACGTGCTCGGGCTGTCGGTGGCGGTGTTCGCGGCCGGGGTGTTCTTCGCCCCGACGATGATCGTGGTGCTGGGGCTGGTGGAGCGGATCGTCCCGCCCGCGCGGCTGACCGAGGGCATGACGTGGGCCGTCACCGGTCTCAGCGGCGGGGTCGCGGTCGGCGCGGCGCTGTCCGGGCGGGTTGTGGACGCGTTCGGGGCCGGCGGCGGGTTCGCGGTGGCCATCGGGGCCGGGGCGGTCGCGGTGGTGATCGCCGCCGTCGGGCGGCCGGTCCTGGCCCGGGTATCGTCGCGGGCCGGTGACGCGTGA
- a CDS encoding DUF397 domain-containing protein — protein sequence MTQAKWRKSSLSNQVNACVEVLLTRQTSGVRDSKNASGAVLAFPVASFAAFRDSVKVSRTTP from the coding sequence ATGACCCAGGCCAAATGGCGGAAGAGCAGTCTGAGCAACCAGGTCAACGCGTGCGTTGAGGTTCTGCTCACCCGACAGACGTCCGGCGTGCGGGACTCCAAGAACGCTTCCGGCGCGGTTCTCGCCTTTCCGGTCGCGAGCTTCGCCGCCTTCCGCGATTCGGTGAAGGTCAGCCGCACGACGCCGTGA